The nucleotide window GCTCGCTTTTGATGGCGAAACCCTTGTGGTTGGTGCCCCAGGTTGGAATCCGGATGACTCGCACTCTGCTGGAGCGGGCGGCGTTGAAGTTCTAAGCCGTGTTTCAGATAGCTATTGGGATGCAGAAGTACTTGCCACACCTGCTCCGATGCAAAGCGATGAAGAAATTGGGGCTTCGGTTGCAGTCTACGGGGACGATCTTGCAGTAGGCCATCTGCGTAGAGACGGATCAACTGGAGCGGTGAGTTTGTATCATCGCGATGCAAGCGGTGCTTGGAGTTACGTCACCATGCTTCAGCCTAGCGAGCTTATGGCAGCCGATCAGTTTGGTTTTGCATTGAGCATGAAAGACGATGCCCTTTTTGTTGGAGCGCCGTTTCATGTAAGCGAGGCAACCACCAAAGGGGCGGTGTTCGTGTACACGCGTTCACGATTAGACAATATATGGTCCTATGAAAAGACCATCACTGCCCCTGGTGGTGAGTCAGGCGATCATTTTGGTGCGCGACTTGATTTTGATGGTCAGCGACTTGTCGTGGGGCATGGTGAAAAAGATAGCCCCTCCATCCAAAACCAAGGAGCGGTCTATGTTTTTGACTACAACGTCTCGACGACGCAGCCCTAAACGTTGAGCACGATTCTGTTTCAGGCGTAGTACACCTGATTCAGTACCCCTGCAGCCGGTGGAATAAGGCCTCCTCTTTATCCATCGGCTGTTTTAATTCGCCTAACATTCTTCGGGGGCTTACTTCCGAAACACGCGATCTCGGTAGAAGCGAAGTTCGTTGATGGATTCGCGGATGTCATCGAGAGCTCGGTGAGAGTTTCTCTTTGGTGGCAGAGCTTCGCTTACTTCGGGATACCAACGACGCACCAGCTCTTTAACAGTTGAAACATCAACATTGCGGTAGTGCAAGTAATCGCTAAGCGCTGGCATGTATTTAAACAAAAAACGTCTGTCCTGATGAATTGAATTGCCTGCGAGCGGAACTTGACCCTTCAGAAAGTGTGCTCTGGCAAACTCTAAGGTTTGTCGTTCGGCTTCTTCAAGACTGATGCTCGATCTTTTTACGCGTTCTACCAGGCCAGATTCCGTGTGATGCTTGGTGTTCCAAGCATCCATCGCGGCCAAAATCTCATCCGGTTGATGAATCACAAGTTCAGGACCTTCGGCGATTGCATTAAGATTCGCGTCGGTGACAATTGATGCAATTTCTAGAATATGTTCTTTTTTGGGATCGAGACCCGACATCTCCAGGTCTACCCAGAACAGTAATGCTTGTGTTCCCTTCGCCATGAGTCCATGCATACGCGGCATGGCTATCTTTAGGCAAGGCCTCTAAATGATTTCGATCGCTGCACCAGAGCCCAGATCAAGAGTTTGCGTGAGTTGTCAGTCTGGTCGTTTTTTCGAGATCTTGAAGCTGAATGTTCAATGCGCGTACCGAAATGTGAATTTCATGAACAGAGACGGCGAGCGATGCCAGTAAGGTCAGTAGACTGATGCCAAAAATTATTTCTCCAGCCATCGTGTATTTGGCAAAAATTAAAAACATGGCAGCCACGCATAGCAAGAGTGAAAAAACACCCAGTTCTTGCATCAAGCGAATCAATCGTACGCGGGCAGAAAGGTTCGCGATCTGCGCTAGTAAGAGTTGATTTCCTCCTTTTTTGTACTCGTCGTGAAGTTTTCGAATGAGCGCCGCGAGAGCCAAAAAACGATTGGTATAGGCCAACAGCAAGAGCGATATAGCTGGGAAGAGTAGTGCCGGGGTTGTAAGGTCAATATTCATAGGGACAGTGATTTGTTGGAGCGCACCATAGCACGCACAAGTTGTCCTAGCATCCTTGATTCTTTGGAAGTAGCTTGCGGCACGTGACTTTGACTGATGAAAGAGATAAAATTCGTTCTCGAAGAGAGGTGTCGGGTGAAAGCATCCAGAATCAAAATAGCTTTACTCTTGGGGATTTATGTCTTTGTGAGTATGAGTCTAGGAGCCTGTAGCAAAGAGACAGGGCGCAATGCTCAGAAAACTGCTCACTCTGCAGGCAGTGATATTGAAAACACAGCCAAAAAAGCCTTCAAAGGTACAAGGCACGTGGCAAAAAAGGGCTGTGAAGAGTTCGATAAAGCCATCGGTAAGCATAACAATTGTGGCTCGGACTAATCTCCTGTGTGCCTCTGCGAGTTGACTGAACACGAGTAGCACATCAAGCTTACGAAAGTGATGTGCTATTTAACTCCTTGCCGAGTTGTGTTCCTTGTCATTTTGTTGATGAGTTGTTCCCTCGAAACGCCTCCTGAAGCTGTTGAGATTGGGTTTTCCAGTTCTAGTGCTCGAAGCGTGACGCTGAATGTTGCGAGTTACAACCTTTTTCAGCGACCTGCTTGGTTTGATAGCCTTGCCGGACAAAGCAATCCAGAGTGTCGGGCTTTGGCTGTGGGATCGGGTCTTTTAAACTTCGAGCCGAAGCTCGATATCGTGGCGCTTCAAGAAGGCATGGATACAGGACTTATGAAATCGCTAGCGGTAGCTTCTGGTTTTTCAAATTCACTATTGAATCAGCCACCCAAAGCCAGCGACACCTTGGGATGCTTTGATGAGGAAGGTAGGGTATGGCGCGAATCGGATCCTAGCCAAGGGATGCAGTTTGACGGATGCAAAGAGCAGCAAAAAACCTTCACTGTCATAAATGGTGGACTGGCTCTATTGACTCCTCATTCATTGCCAGAGCTTAGTCCTGCGATCATTAAGCCCTGCACACCAAACTTGGATGAGGCTGCTGTAAGCTGGCCCTATTGCGCCATGTCTTGGAGTGATATTTGGCCGAACAAAGGTCTTCTGTACGCATCGATCAACATCGTTGAGCAAAACATCAGTTTTATCGTGCATGTTATTACGACGCATCTCAGTGCATCAACTCAAGAGGTGCGAGACAAGCAACTTGACACTCTACACGCTTTTATCGAAAACAAGTTTTGTTTGGATCCTCAACGCAGGCTTGAGCCTATCTTGCTGTTGGGAGATCTCAATGTAAAGAAAACTCCTGGTGATCGCGAAGACTACGATCATATGCTGGAGCTGCTTAGTACATCGTGTCTCGGTAAGCCGAGGGACTTGTTAGAGGAGTTCTATCACTCTAAGTTTTCGGCTCATGCTCCGGGAACCATGATGTGCGAGGGTAGCCAGATCGGTGAATGCGCTCCACCTACGCCAGATCGGCGTTTAGACTACATCTTCGCCCTTGAACCATCCGACCCAAGCAGAGCACTGTGGAATCTAAATGTCCTCGAGGCGCGTACCCTCGAATTTCGAAACACAGATTGTGCTTACCAAGTAGATGGTAAGGAGCAGAATTCGCTGGGGCGACTTTCTGATCATGCGATGATAATGGCGCAACTTGAATGGACCACACGATAAAACAAACCCTCCACATGCATGAGGCATGCGGAGGGTTATCTTGCTTGCTGATAGCATTTTCGGCTATCAGTTGATCTCATAGATCGCCGAGCTCAGTCCGTTGGCTCCCGTATTCGATCCTTTCGAGCCGCCTACGCCGCCTTTGCCGCCTGCATTCGGGGTGATGGTGCTTTGCGATTGCTGGAGCTTAGCGCCGGAGCGTAGAGCGATACCAAAGCTTGAGCCTCCCATGCCGCCACCGCCTGCGCCGCCAGATCCACCTCGGCCGCCATCTCCGCCTTTGCCTCCTAGAACATAGTAGGCCTGGCCACCATAGGCTCCTACGCCACCGGATCCACCAACGCCCTTCGCACCGCCGTCGCCACCTGCGCCGCCATTGCTGCTGGTGACTTCAGAGTTTTGTAAGTCGAGAGTGATACCACTGGCTAAGATGCCAATACTCGCGCCGCCGCCGTATCCACCGCTGCCTCCAAAACCTTCACATCCACCGCTGCCGCCTGAGCCGCCTGACATGTAATATCTTTTAATGGGACTGACGACCTTATAAGCTGCTGCGCCGCCGCCACCACCGGCACCGATTGTCCCGTTGCTACCACTACCAGCGAGGGCCGGAGCGTATTTGCTCTCGGAGAATGTTCCGAGTTTGAGACCTGCGGCCCCATCTTTGCCATTGCTGCCGATGCGGCCGGATGCGCCCAAGCGATCGGCATAATTGCCCGATGCTTTGCCTCCAGCAGCGCCCAGTGTACTGTTTCCGCCGTTGCCGTTATTGTAACCGCCGTAGCCTGAACGCGTTAATAGGCTGAATACTGTGCCGCAAGACGATCGGACCGAAGGTGTTGCGCCGGTATCTTTGTTTTCTTGCGCCCATCCTGGTTTTCCGGCTACGCCATTGTTGCCATTTTTACCGTTTTTTCCAGCTGTTCCAACCTGTCCTTTGCCCGCTTTGATGGTGGAGTTAACGATTTGCAGTGCTCCTTTGCCTTCAGCCATGACAGCAATCGAGCTATCGCTTGTCTTCGTTGCGCTGGCTGCGTGGATATCAAAACCTTCGATTCGACTTGTTCCGCTGAGCTGATTGAGGAGTATTACTCTATTGGCGCCGCTGAGCACACTGCGATCCGTGCCTCTGGACCAGTCCGCCTGTGGTAGATAACCGCCCACGAGTATGAGCTTCCTGTTTTTGAGATCTTTCGGAAGTTGAAGCATGTCTTTTTCTACATAGCTTCCTGCGGCGACTAGAATCGCATCAATATTGCCGCCACTTGCCCCACCAAGACTTTCCAAAGCCCCTGCAATGGATGCAAAAGGTGCGTTAAGGCTCCCGTTGTTGCTGTTGCTTCCCGCCGGAGCAGGCGCCACGTAGAGTTGATTGGCCGCGATGCCATCGCTACCGTCGCAATTGTCATCAAAGCCGTCGGCATCCAGAGGATCATCGGCATTGGGATCGCAATCAGCAGTGTCGTTGAGATCATCGCTTGGATCGTCTACCGAAGCATCGGGGCTCGCTGTAAAAAAGGGATCGTCGCCGGCATCGGTATCGAGGCTCGGATCGTCGTTGACTGGGCTCTCTTCTTCTGCGGCGCAGGCGCTAAGCGTCAAGCCGCATAGAAGTAGAGTGTTGAGTAGATAGTATTTCGTGACTGACATGGTTTCCTTCTAGGTTGTGGTGCAACGCACACAATTTCATGTCCCCTTATCGACGCTGCGTAGGTCGAGTTGCGTGGGCGCCGGAAAAAAAGAGGAATTGGAGCAAGCAAAAAAAACTAGAAACGACGCAACTTCGCGCTCCGATGAGCCGATAACTGCTGGTATCCACAGAAAGGTCGTTGTACCGTATTGGCCAAGGAGTCTTTTTACATGAAAATGATTGAGAAAATCGTTGTTCTTGCCTGTCTTAGCCTAGCGGCGTGCTCTACTGAAAGCATTTGCCCGGAAGGCTTAGAGGTAGTGAATGGTCAGTGCACACTGATTGCTCCGGATGCACCGAAGACAGCGCCAGAGCTCAGCATCGAAGCTGGGACAAAGACTCTTAACTTTGGCTGGGCTACCATCGATGGCGCTACGAGCTATAAACTTCTTGAAGACGCGGACGGCTCAGGCGAGTTCACTCAGCTCGGCGATGATCTATCGGAGACGAGCTCAAATTATGCCCATACGATTTCGGTCCATACCTTTGATTGGGACCATGCTGTGTATAAATTGCAGGCCTGCAACGAAGGTGGGTGTATCGATTCAGAAGCCGTAAGCGCAAAAGATCACATGCTTGATGCGATTGGCACCCTTACAGCTTCCAACGCTGAAGCAGGTGATCGTTTCGGGACAGTGGCCATCAGTGCTGACGGAAGCACGCTTGCCGTAGCAGCTCAAGGTGAAGACAGTGGATCTCCAGGAATCGATGCTGACCAAGATGGCAATACCATAGAAAGCGCTGGAGCTGTTTATGTCTTTGTACGAGACGATACCAACAGCTGGGTGCAGCAAGCGTACATCAAAGCCCCAAACCCAGGCGGATTCGCTAATTTTGGGTATACTCTTGCGTTGAGCAGTGGTGGCAACACCTTAGCGGTAGGGGCTGTCAACGAAGGTAGCAGTTCAACCGGTATTGATGGAGCATACAACGGCTCTGCTTATCGGGCTGGTGCCGCTTACGTATTTAGTCGTGACGGAAATGGCCAGTGGTCACAAACTGCTTATGTCAAAGCATCAAACACGGAAACGTATGATCATTTCGGCGGAAGTGTTTCGCTCAGCGCTGATGGCCGGACCTTGGCCGTAGGAGCCTATGCAGAAGATAGCGACGCAACAGGCATCGGCGGAGCACAAAACAATAATTCACGAGAAAATTCCGGTGCGGTCTATGTATACACAGCCACTAGCGATGGGGGATGGAGCCAGCAAGCGTATATCAAGGCACATAAGCCGGGCGCCGACGATTTATTCGGCTACAAAGTTTCACTCAGCGCGGATGGTAACACGCTTGCTGTGGGTGCACATCAAGAAGATGGTTCCGGTACTGGCATTGACGCCACTGTGGATGATTTGTCTTCCAATGCTGGCGCTGTGTATGTTTTTGTTCGCAACGCAACATCGCAATGGTCACAACAAGCCTATATTAAGTCATCGAATGCTAACGTGGGTGATTCATGCGGCATACGCATCGATTTAAGCTCCGATGGAAATACGCTAGCCGTTGCCTGCTCTGCGGAAGATGGTGCTGCTACTGGTATTGGCGGAGACCAACTCGACAACACAGCAGCAGATGCTGGCGCTGTTTATATCTTTGCACGTGATGGTAACGGCTCCTGGTCTCAGCAGAGCTATATCAAAGCATCCAACACGGAAGCTGACGACGTCTTTGGGCTCGATGTTGCACTTAATGGCGATGGTCAGCTGCTTGCTGTTGGTGCGGCGCTTGAAGATGGTAACGCTCATGGTATCGGTGGCGATCAGGTTAACAATGATGCTCTCGATGCAGGTGCTGTCTATCTCTTTCGACGAGAGTCCAATGCATGGACACAGCAGTCCTACATCAAGTCGCCAGTTACCGAAACCGGTGATCGCTTTGCAAACGTGACTTTGGATGAAACAGGATTAATCTTGGCAGTGGGCGCGTGGCATGTTGGGAATAAATTGTCCGACGGTCATGGTACTGGTGCCGTTTATCTCTATTAAGTTATTGCTCTTAAGAATCACCTTGTATGCGTTCACCTGCTATTGGAAACAAGATCGTAGATTTTTTTACGCTAGCCCATAAAATCTCGTTCTATCCTTTGATAGTTGCAATAGTTCTCTGGATGGCTACTACGCTGTTTAGCCATTCAGAACCTTTTCGGTTTTCGGATTCTAAAGCGTATTGGTTTGAAGCAAATGCACTTGTTCACGACGGAGAGTTTCGCGAACCTTTCGATACTGGAACGGTTCCCACAACATGGCGTCCACCACTGACTGGTTTCGTTACATCGTTGGTTTTACGTACATGCGATGATCCAAATGTTGTTGTTCGTTTGCAACAGTTGATGTTTTTTATCACAGCAATTTGCTTGTTTGCTTGCATGCGTAAGCTGAATGTGCGGGCAGGCATCGCGATGTTGTTTGCATTGTTCTATCTTTGGTTGCCTTCTATCAACGATGTAGCTCGATCTATCATGTCCGAGACGTGGTTCATGCTATTCGTTGTGTTTTCAATTTTTTGCGCACTTTGTCTAAAGGACAGTCGGTCACGCTCATCGCTTATGCTATTTGCACTAATGTGTGGTGTAAGCGCAGGACTAGCATTGCTAACACGTACAGTTTTTGTGGCATTAATCCCCACAATTTTAATCCTTGTATTTCAACTAATTCAAACGAAGAAGAAATCAATTGCTATTTGGCTCTTTTTTTTCGCTTTTCTCGCGACACTAGCGCCGTGGACATTGAGAAATTACCAAGTTCATCATCAATTTGTTTTTATCAACACCGCCGATGGCTACAATGTATATCTTGGTAATGTTCACGATACAGCAACAATGCCTGCCAAACACCCTGATCGCCAACGAATAGAAATTCTTCGTAAACGTTACGGAGAAATTAAAACTCAAAAAATACTGAAAAGTCGCGCTTGGCGGTATATCTTATCACACAAGGCGCAGTCGCTTAAACGCTGGGGTGTAAACTCAATTAAGTTATGGCTTTCAACTACATCGCGTCCACGACCATTGCTATTTCGCTTGATCGTAGTATTCAGCAAATTTACTTTACTTGCACTAGCGCTAATAGGGTTTTTCGTATTTAGAAAGCAAGCTGAAGCTTGGGCTTTCATATGCACTCCTGTATTTTTGAC belongs to Myxococcales bacterium and includes:
- the orn gene encoding oligoribonuclease; this encodes MAKGTQALLFWVDLEMSGLDPKKEHILEIASIVTDANLNAIAEGPELVIHQPDEILAAMDAWNTKHHTESGLVERVKRSSISLEEAERQTLEFARAHFLKGQVPLAGNSIHQDRRFLFKYMPALSDYLHYRNVDVSTVKELVRRWYPEVSEALPPKRNSHRALDDIRESINELRFYRDRVFRK
- a CDS encoding DUF2721 domain-containing protein; translated protein: MNIDLTTPALLFPAISLLLLAYTNRFLALAALIRKLHDEYKKGGNQLLLAQIANLSARVRLIRLMQELGVFSLLLCVAAMFLIFAKYTMAGEIIFGISLLTLLASLAVSVHEIHISVRALNIQLQDLEKTTRLTTHANS
- a CDS encoding integrin, translated to MKMIEKIVVLACLSLAACSTESICPEGLEVVNGQCTLIAPDAPKTAPELSIEAGTKTLNFGWATIDGATSYKLLEDADGSGEFTQLGDDLSETSSNYAHTISVHTFDWDHAVYKLQACNEGGCIDSEAVSAKDHMLDAIGTLTASNAEAGDRFGTVAISADGSTLAVAAQGEDSGSPGIDADQDGNTIESAGAVYVFVRDDTNSWVQQAYIKAPNPGGFANFGYTLALSSGGNTLAVGAVNEGSSSTGIDGAYNGSAYRAGAAYVFSRDGNGQWSQTAYVKASNTETYDHFGGSVSLSADGRTLAVGAYAEDSDATGIGGAQNNNSRENSGAVYVYTATSDGGWSQQAYIKAHKPGADDLFGYKVSLSADGNTLAVGAHQEDGSGTGIDATVDDLSSNAGAVYVFVRNATSQWSQQAYIKSSNANVGDSCGIRIDLSSDGNTLAVACSAEDGAATGIGGDQLDNTAADAGAVYIFARDGNGSWSQQSYIKASNTEADDVFGLDVALNGDGQLLAVGAALEDGNAHGIGGDQVNNDALDAGAVYLFRRESNAWTQQSYIKSPVTETGDRFANVTLDETGLILAVGAWHVGNKLSDGHGTGAVYLY
- a CDS encoding glycosyltransferase family 39 protein, with amino-acid sequence MRSPAIGNKIVDFFTLAHKISFYPLIVAIVLWMATTLFSHSEPFRFSDSKAYWFEANALVHDGEFREPFDTGTVPTTWRPPLTGFVTSLVLRTCDDPNVVVRLQQLMFFITAICLFACMRKLNVRAGIAMLFALFYLWLPSINDVARSIMSETWFMLFVVFSIFCALCLKDSRSRSSLMLFALMCGVSAGLALLTRTVFVALIPTILILVFQLIQTKKKSIAIWLFFFAFLATLAPWTLRNYQVHHQFVFINTADGYNVYLGNVHDTATMPAKHPDRQRIEILRKRYGEIKTQKILKSRAWRYILSHKAQSLKRWGVNSIKLWLSTTSRPRPLLFRLIVVFSKFTLLALALIGFFVFRKQAEAWAFICTPVFLTIVHAMTFATWRFWIPAAPACVFLAAMIVNKWLDSCIEFSMALGRGARG